In one Mycobacterium sp. NBC_00419 genomic region, the following are encoded:
- a CDS encoding undecaprenyl-diphosphate phosphatase yields MSWLQVVVLSIVQGLTEFLPVSSSSHLAIVSRVFFSGDAGASFTAVSQLGTEAAVLIYFARDIVRILKAWFNGLFVKAHRDNADYRLGWYVIIGTVPIVVLGLAFKEAIRGEVRNLWVIATAMLVFSAVIAAAEYFGRQTRHIEQLTWRDGLVVGIAQCLALVPGVSRSGSTISAGLFLGLDRELSARFGFLLGIPAILASGLFSLPDAFHPVTEGMSATGAQLLVSVAIAFVVGFAAITWLLRFVAHHAMYWFVGYRVVLALVVMALLSTGVVAAG; encoded by the coding sequence ATGTCGTGGTTGCAGGTCGTCGTCTTATCGATCGTTCAAGGGCTGACGGAGTTCCTGCCGGTCTCGTCGTCGAGCCACCTGGCGATCGTGTCGCGGGTCTTCTTCTCCGGTGATGCCGGCGCCTCGTTCACCGCGGTGTCCCAGTTGGGCACCGAAGCCGCCGTGCTGATCTATTTCGCCCGCGACATCGTGCGGATCCTCAAGGCCTGGTTCAACGGGCTGTTCGTCAAGGCGCACCGCGACAACGCCGACTACCGCCTCGGCTGGTACGTCATCATCGGCACGGTGCCGATCGTCGTGCTCGGGCTGGCGTTCAAGGAGGCGATCCGCGGCGAGGTGCGCAACCTCTGGGTGATCGCCACCGCGATGCTGGTGTTCTCCGCGGTGATCGCCGCCGCCGAGTACTTCGGCCGCCAGACCCGCCACATCGAACAGCTCACCTGGCGGGACGGCCTGGTGGTCGGTATCGCGCAATGCCTGGCGCTGGTTCCCGGCGTGTCGCGGTCCGGATCGACCATCAGCGCGGGTCTGTTTCTGGGGCTCGACCGCGAATTGTCCGCGAGATTCGGCTTCCTGCTGGGCATTCCGGCCATCCTGGCGTCGGGACTGTTCTCGCTGCCGGACGCCTTCCATCCCGTGACCGAGGGGATGAGCGCCACGGGTGCCCAACTGCTGGTCTCCGTCGCCATCGCCTTCGTGGTCGGCTTCGCGGCGATCACCTGGTTGCTGCGGTTCGTCGCCCACCACGCGATGTATTGGTTCGTGGGCTATCGGGTGGTGCTGGCCCTGGTCGTCATGGCCTTGCTGAGTACCGGAGTGGTGGCCGCGGGATGA
- a CDS encoding META domain-containing protein, whose protein sequence is MRLLWLLASAVLVLAACDSTPPPHPLAGTSWRLLSLESMSDEQGTTTVADPSMFTVDFGSDGQAAFRIDCNRGSATWQASAASSDSGSLTFGPIATTRMACPQPSLDSEVSTALGYVRGFLLKDGRLHMSLLADGGILHWEPAKPDKP, encoded by the coding sequence ATGCGCCTGTTGTGGCTCCTCGCCAGCGCCGTCCTCGTCCTGGCGGCGTGCGACTCCACGCCGCCGCCGCACCCGCTGGCCGGCACGAGCTGGCGGCTGCTCAGCCTGGAATCGATGAGCGACGAGCAGGGCACCACCACGGTCGCGGATCCGTCGATGTTCACCGTCGATTTCGGATCCGACGGCCAGGCCGCGTTCCGCATCGACTGCAACCGCGGCAGCGCCACCTGGCAAGCCAGCGCGGCGTCGTCGGATTCCGGCAGCCTCACCTTTGGGCCGATCGCGACAACCAGGATGGCCTGCCCACAGCCGTCTCTGGACAGCGAGGTGTCCACCGCACTGGGTTACGTGCGGGGTTTCCTGCTCAAGGACGGCCGGCTGCACATGTCGCTACTGGCTGACGGCGGCATCCTGCACTGGGAGCCGGCCAAGCCCGACAAGCCCTAG
- a CDS encoding histidine phosphatase family protein, translating into MTVILLRHGRSTSNTAHTLAGRTEGVELDDKGRAQAAALPDRVEGLPIAALVRSPLLRCQMTLEPLAEALGLDPVVDERLAEVDYGQWTGRALKDLVKEPLWSVVQHQPSAAVFPDGEGLAQVQARAVAAIREHDRRLAEQHGNDVLWVACTHGDVIKSVVADALGAHLDSFQRITADPASMSVIRYTPVRPFVIHVNHTGGQLASVLRAPPPSDGDKPADDAVVGGSTD; encoded by the coding sequence ATGACGGTCATCCTGCTGCGCCATGGCCGTTCGACGTCGAACACCGCCCATACCCTGGCCGGGCGCACCGAGGGTGTCGAACTCGACGACAAGGGCCGCGCTCAGGCCGCCGCGCTTCCCGACCGCGTCGAAGGCCTGCCGATCGCGGCGCTGGTGCGCTCGCCCCTGCTGCGCTGCCAAATGACGCTGGAGCCACTGGCCGAGGCGCTGGGCCTTGACCCGGTGGTAGACGAACGGCTTGCCGAGGTCGACTACGGGCAGTGGACCGGGCGTGCCCTGAAGGATCTGGTGAAGGAGCCGCTGTGGTCGGTGGTTCAGCACCAGCCCAGTGCTGCGGTGTTTCCCGACGGTGAGGGTCTGGCCCAGGTCCAGGCCCGCGCGGTGGCCGCGATCCGCGAGCACGACCGCCGACTGGCCGAGCAGCACGGCAACGATGTCCTGTGGGTGGCGTGCACGCACGGTGACGTCATCAAGTCGGTGGTCGCCGACGCGCTCGGTGCACACCTGGACAGCTTCCAGCGCATCACCGCCGACCCGGCTTCGATGAGTGTGATCCGCTACACACCAGTCCGCCCGTTCGTGATCCACGTCAACCACACCGGCGGCCAACTGGCGTCGGTGCTGCGCGCCCCGCCGCCGTCGGACGGCGACAAGCCCGCCGACGACGCGGTCGTCGGCGGTTCGACGGACTAG
- a CDS encoding acyl-CoA dehydrogenase family protein, translated as MNFDLTEEQQLLADTARDVLSRSYDTESRNKSVDSELGWSREVWGQLAEIGILGLGFDPEESGQIEIAVVMTEIGRRLAPEPVAAAALIPGGVIAELGSDEQRALLDEVAGGEKLLALAHFEPGLRGSDALLTQASHHGGSWTVTGRKNPVLAGDSADVIVVTAALPGGGNGLFLVDGDAVTRKSYRTFDGQRGAQIDFDNAPAQPLGDGGDVSDRIHATLVRYSSALCSEAVGAMDESLRLTTEYLKTRKQFGVPLKTFQTLTQRAADMYVSLELARSMSYYAAMSITDGRLDPVVAARAKFQIGRSGTHIAQESIQLHGGIGVTAEYPIAHYAARLTGIDQTLGSATDQLRYLSAQVGTYGTVSL; from the coding sequence ATGAACTTTGACCTGACCGAAGAACAGCAACTGCTGGCCGACACCGCGCGCGACGTGCTGTCCCGCAGCTACGACACCGAAAGCCGCAACAAGTCCGTCGACTCCGAACTCGGCTGGAGCCGCGAGGTGTGGGGACAACTCGCCGAAATCGGGATCCTGGGACTGGGTTTCGACCCGGAGGAGTCCGGCCAGATCGAGATCGCGGTCGTCATGACCGAGATCGGCCGGCGGTTGGCGCCCGAGCCGGTCGCCGCGGCCGCGTTGATCCCCGGCGGTGTGATCGCCGAACTCGGCAGCGACGAGCAGCGCGCCTTGCTCGACGAGGTCGCCGGTGGCGAGAAGCTCTTGGCGCTGGCTCATTTCGAGCCGGGTCTGCGCGGCTCCGACGCCTTGCTCACCCAGGCCAGCCACCACGGCGGCAGCTGGACCGTGACGGGCCGGAAAAACCCTGTCCTGGCCGGTGATTCAGCCGACGTCATCGTGGTGACCGCGGCCCTGCCCGGCGGCGGAAACGGACTGTTCCTGGTCGACGGCGACGCGGTGACACGCAAGTCCTACCGCACGTTCGACGGCCAGCGCGGCGCCCAGATCGACTTCGACAACGCCCCAGCCCAACCGCTGGGCGACGGCGGCGATGTCAGCGATCGCATCCACGCGACGCTGGTTCGCTACTCCTCCGCGCTGTGCTCCGAGGCCGTCGGCGCGATGGACGAATCGCTTCGGCTGACCACCGAATACCTCAAGACGCGCAAGCAGTTCGGGGTGCCACTCAAGACGTTCCAGACGCTGACCCAGCGGGCCGCCGACATGTACGTCTCACTCGAACTGGCGCGCAGCATGAGTTACTACGCCGCGATGTCCATCACCGACGGCAGGCTGGATCCGGTTGTGGCCGCGCGGGCCAAGTTCCAGATCGGCCGCTCGGGCACGCACATCGCCCAGGAGTCCATCCAGCTGCACGGCGGAATCGGCGTGACGGCGGAGTATCCGATCGCCCACTACGCGGCCCGGCTGACCGGTATCGACCAGACCCTGGGCTCGGCGACCGACCAGCTGCGCTACCTGTCCGCCCAGGTGGGCACCTACGGCACGGTCTCGCTGTAG
- a CDS encoding 3'(2'),5'-bisphosphate nucleotidase CysQ, producing the protein MSLTDAELAADLAEEAGRLLLAVREEVGHDYPWELGDAGDYRANALILRRLQAERPDDAVLSEEAYDDLKRLHADRVWIIDPLDGTREYSMPRRADWAVHVALWQRSGPDGGAITDAAVALPAMGEVHRSDTVAAPPAPQSGPIRITASSNRPPAVLWRLRDRLDMEFVRIGSAGAKAMAVVRGDADAYIHAGGQWEWDSAAPAGVLQAAGLHATRIDGSPLLYNQPDPYLPDLLMCRSEVADLLLDAMWLAS; encoded by the coding sequence GTGAGTCTGACTGATGCGGAGCTGGCCGCCGACCTGGCCGAGGAGGCCGGGCGTCTGCTGCTGGCCGTCCGCGAGGAGGTCGGTCACGACTACCCCTGGGAGCTCGGTGACGCCGGCGACTACCGCGCCAACGCGCTGATCCTGCGCCGCCTGCAGGCCGAACGACCTGATGACGCGGTGCTCTCCGAGGAGGCCTACGACGACCTCAAGCGGTTGCACGCCGACCGGGTCTGGATCATCGACCCCCTCGACGGCACCCGGGAGTACTCCATGCCGCGACGGGCGGATTGGGCTGTGCACGTGGCGTTGTGGCAGCGCAGCGGTCCGGACGGCGGCGCCATCACCGACGCCGCGGTGGCCCTGCCTGCGATGGGTGAGGTACATCGCAGCGACACCGTGGCGGCGCCGCCCGCGCCGCAGTCGGGCCCGATCCGCATCACCGCCAGCTCCAACCGCCCACCCGCGGTGTTGTGGCGGCTGCGGGACCGCCTGGACATGGAGTTCGTCCGCATCGGCTCGGCCGGCGCCAAGGCGATGGCCGTGGTGCGGGGTGACGCCGACGCCTACATCCACGCGGGCGGCCAGTGGGAGTGGGATTCGGCTGCTCCCGCGGGGGTGCTGCAGGCCGCCGGACTGCACGCAACCCGGATCGACGGCTCGCCGCTGCTTTACAACCAGCCCGACCCGTATCTGCCCGACCTGCTGATGTGCCGGTCGGAAGTGGCCGACCTGTTGCTCGATGCCATGTGGCTGGCGAGCTAG
- a CDS encoding YncE family protein, translated as MVVNSAGLRRCTGVFLTLAVLATGCSSSPLDAPPPTIEPAQAAISPPPATPPAGQVLALGGRPQAALFDAKTASLVVFTPAADPNTAATVTVFGPPGSPRAVPLGGPASSIAGDGQGSVYLSRRGGYIVVDVAAGTARQVAVDGQADTDFTAIARRADGRLVLGSAQGAAYTLASETAVAAKAEIFARVDAIVTEGDTAVVLDRGQTSVTALNADGKAQQALRAGEGATTLAADPQGRVLVADTRGGQLLVFGVDPLIERQAYPVSGAPYGLAGSRDLVWVSQTAANVVIGYDLATGIPVEKVRYPTVQQPNSLAFDDKTGTLYVVSGSGAGVQVIRNAAGGR; from the coding sequence ATGGTTGTAAACAGCGCTGGTTTGCGCAGGTGTACCGGCGTGTTCCTGACCCTCGCGGTATTGGCTACCGGGTGCTCCTCGAGTCCGCTTGACGCGCCTCCGCCCACCATCGAACCCGCGCAAGCCGCCATCTCGCCGCCCCCCGCAACCCCACCCGCCGGGCAGGTCCTGGCGCTGGGGGGCCGCCCGCAGGCTGCGCTGTTCGACGCCAAGACGGCGTCGCTGGTGGTCTTCACCCCGGCCGCCGACCCGAACACCGCCGCGACGGTGACGGTGTTCGGGCCACCCGGTTCGCCCCGGGCAGTCCCGCTGGGCGGCCCGGCCTCGTCGATCGCCGGTGACGGGCAGGGCTCGGTCTACCTGTCCAGGCGCGGCGGCTACATCGTGGTCGACGTGGCGGCCGGGACCGCCCGGCAGGTCGCCGTCGACGGCCAGGCCGACACCGATTTCACCGCCATCGCCCGGCGGGCCGACGGCCGGTTGGTGCTGGGCAGCGCGCAGGGCGCCGCCTACACACTGGCCTCGGAGACCGCCGTGGCCGCCAAGGCCGAGATCTTCGCCCGGGTCGACGCGATCGTCACCGAGGGCGACACCGCCGTCGTCCTGGACCGCGGGCAGACCTCGGTGACGGCGCTGAACGCCGACGGCAAGGCCCAGCAGGCGCTGCGCGCCGGCGAGGGCGCCACCACGCTGGCCGCCGATCCGCAGGGGCGCGTGCTGGTCGCCGACACCCGCGGTGGTCAGCTGCTGGTCTTCGGTGTCGATCCGCTGATCGAACGCCAGGCGTATCCGGTGTCCGGTGCGCCCTATGGGCTGGCCGGATCGCGCGATCTGGTGTGGGTTTCACAAACCGCGGCGAACGTCGTCATTGGTTACGATCTCGCTACTGGAATCCCCGTGGAAAAGGTGCGCTACCCGACCGTGCAGCAACCGAACTCGCTGGCCTTCGACGACAAGACC
- a CDS encoding DUF3090 domain-containing protein, with protein sequence MPRAIHVFRTPDRFVAGTVGQPGNRTFYLQAVHDSRVISVILEKQQVAVLAERIAALLVEINRRFGTPLPPETDVEDLSPLITPVDAEFRVGTMGLGWDSEAETVVVELLAVSDTEFDASVVLDDAEEGPDAVRVFLSPESARQFASRSHRVISAGRPPCPLCDEPLDPEGHICVRTNGYRRGAFGGAEDDLDS encoded by the coding sequence ATGCCCCGAGCTATTCACGTCTTCCGCACTCCCGACCGATTCGTGGCCGGGACCGTTGGGCAACCCGGAAACCGGACGTTCTACCTGCAGGCGGTGCACGACAGCCGGGTGATCTCCGTGATTCTGGAAAAGCAGCAGGTCGCCGTGTTGGCCGAGCGCATCGCGGCGCTGCTGGTCGAGATCAACCGGCGCTTCGGCACACCGCTGCCGCCGGAGACCGACGTCGAAGACCTCAGCCCGCTGATCACCCCGGTCGACGCCGAGTTCCGGGTCGGCACGATGGGGCTGGGCTGGGACTCCGAGGCGGAGACCGTCGTGGTGGAGTTGCTGGCCGTCAGCGACACCGAGTTCGACGCGTCGGTGGTCCTCGACGACGCCGAGGAGGGCCCCGACGCGGTGCGGGTGTTCCTGTCGCCGGAGTCGGCGCGGCAGTTCGCCAGCCGATCCCATCGCGTCATCTCCGCAGGCCGCCCACCGTGCCCACTGTGTGACGAGCCGCTGGACCCCGAGGGCCACATCTGTGTCCGCACCAACGGATATCGGCGCGGCGCATTCGGCGGCGCCGAGGACGACCTGGACTCGTGA
- a CDS encoding SDR family oxidoreductase — protein sequence MSSVNGKVVFITGGARGVGADVARRLRRKNAKLVLTDIDAAPLAELAAELGEEHVLTAVADVRDLAAMQSVADQAVQRFGGIDVVVANAGIATYGSVLKVDPEAFTRLMDINVNGVFHTVRATLPSIIDRRGYVLIVSSLAAYSAAPGLAPYHASKAAVEHFANALRLEVAHQGVDVGSAHMSWIDTPMVQDAKSDLSSFAQMLSRLPNPLGNTTSVDKCGEAFVKGIEGRRRRVNVPGWVGVFRWLRPVLSTPLGERQVVAMVPSILPAMDAEVEALGRSTSSRLEELEKP from the coding sequence ATGAGTTCCGTCAACGGCAAGGTTGTCTTCATCACCGGCGGTGCCCGGGGCGTCGGAGCCGACGTGGCGCGCCGGCTGCGGCGCAAGAACGCGAAACTGGTTCTGACCGACATCGACGCGGCGCCGCTGGCCGAGCTGGCGGCCGAACTCGGCGAGGAGCACGTGCTGACCGCGGTCGCCGACGTCCGCGACCTGGCCGCCATGCAGAGCGTGGCCGATCAGGCCGTGCAGCGTTTCGGCGGTATCGACGTGGTGGTGGCCAACGCCGGAATCGCGACCTACGGCTCGGTGCTGAAGGTCGACCCGGAGGCCTTCACACGACTGATGGACATCAACGTCAACGGGGTGTTCCACACTGTGCGGGCCACCCTGCCCTCGATCATCGATCGTCGCGGCTACGTCCTGATCGTGTCGTCACTGGCGGCCTACTCCGCGGCACCCGGTCTCGCGCCGTACCACGCTTCCAAGGCCGCAGTGGAGCACTTCGCCAACGCGCTGCGCCTCGAAGTCGCCCACCAGGGTGTGGACGTCGGCTCGGCACACATGTCCTGGATCGACACCCCGATGGTTCAGGACGCCAAGAGTGACCTCAGCAGCTTTGCGCAGATGCTGTCCAGACTGCCGAACCCGTTGGGCAACACCACGAGTGTGGACAAGTGTGGTGAGGCCTTCGTCAAGGGCATCGAGGGTCGCCGTCGCCGGGTCAACGTGCCAGGGTGGGTCGGGGTGTTCCGCTGGCTTCGCCCGGTGCTGTCGACACCGCTGGGGGAGCGGCAGGTCGTGGCGATGGTGCCGTCGATCCTGCCTGCGATGGACGCCGAAGTGGAGGCGCTGGGGCGGTCCACCAGCTCCCGGCTCGAGGAGCTCGAAAAGCCTTGA
- a CDS encoding SCO1664 family protein, translating to MTGTDESVAREVLARGELNVLGRIRSASNATFLCEATLGEQTLHCVYKPVAGEQPLWDFPDGTLAGREFGSYLVSAALGWNIVPLTVIGDGPAGRGMLQLWVDQPGDDDDEDDDDKDDAEPAGPGLVDLCPADSIPPGYLPVLNAYDYAGNEVTLVHADDHRLLRMAVFDVIVNNADRKGGHILAGVDGRVYGVDHGVSLHVQDKLRTVLWGWAGKPVDDETLAAVAVLGEQLSGPLAEELCGHITDAEVTALRRRVRALLDDPVMPGPDRRRPIPWPAF from the coding sequence GTGACGGGAACCGACGAGTCGGTGGCACGTGAAGTGCTGGCACGCGGAGAGCTCAACGTTCTCGGCCGGATCCGTTCGGCAAGCAACGCCACCTTCTTGTGCGAGGCGACGCTCGGCGAGCAGACTCTGCACTGCGTCTACAAGCCGGTCGCCGGCGAACAGCCGCTGTGGGATTTCCCGGACGGCACTCTGGCCGGCCGCGAGTTCGGCTCCTATCTGGTGTCGGCGGCACTGGGCTGGAACATCGTGCCGCTCACCGTCATTGGCGATGGGCCCGCCGGGCGCGGAATGCTGCAACTGTGGGTGGATCAACCCGGCGACGATGACGACGAAGACGACGACGACAAAGACGACGCCGAGCCAGCCGGTCCCGGACTGGTCGACCTGTGCCCGGCGGATTCCATTCCGCCAGGCTATCTTCCGGTGCTCAACGCCTACGATTACGCGGGCAACGAGGTGACGTTGGTGCATGCCGACGATCACCGGCTACTGCGGATGGCGGTGTTCGACGTCATCGTCAACAATGCCGACCGCAAGGGTGGCCATATCCTGGCCGGTGTGGACGGCCGGGTCTACGGCGTCGATCACGGTGTGTCGCTTCATGTTCAGGACAAGCTGCGCACGGTGTTGTGGGGCTGGGCGGGCAAGCCCGTCGACGACGAGACCCTGGCGGCGGTCGCGGTCCTAGGTGAGCAGTTGTCTGGTCCGCTTGCCGAGGAACTGTGCGGCCACATCACCGATGCGGAGGTAACGGCGTTGCGCCGGCGGGTCCGCGCTCTGCTGGACGACCCGGTGATGCCGGGCCCGGATCGGCGACGGCCGATTCCCTGGCCGGCCTTCTAG
- a CDS encoding PAC2 family protein, with translation MTPSSYSGAKGPELPELHNTIIVAAFEGWNDAGDAASDALEHLDSIWEAETIIEIDDEAYYDYQVNRPVIRQVDGVTRELVWPSMRVAHCRPPGSDRDIVLMHGVEPNMRWRTFCSELLAIADKLNVDTVVILGALLADTPHTRPVPVSGAAYSPESAKFFGLEETRYEGPTGIAGVFQDACVAAGIPAVTFWAAVPHYVSQPPNPKATVALLRRVEDVLDIEVPLGDLPVQAEEWEVAVTEMTADDEEIAEYVAALEERGDADVDVNEALSKVDGDALAAEFERYLRRRGPGFRG, from the coding sequence GTGACCCCGTCGAGCTACAGCGGTGCCAAGGGCCCGGAACTGCCTGAACTCCACAACACGATTATCGTTGCGGCGTTCGAGGGCTGGAACGACGCCGGTGACGCTGCCAGTGACGCGCTCGAACACCTGGACTCGATCTGGGAAGCCGAGACGATCATCGAGATCGACGACGAGGCCTACTACGACTACCAGGTCAATCGCCCGGTGATCCGGCAGGTCGACGGCGTCACCCGCGAGTTGGTGTGGCCGTCGATGCGGGTGGCACACTGCCGGCCGCCCGGATCCGATCGCGACATCGTGTTGATGCACGGCGTGGAACCCAACATGCGGTGGCGCACCTTCTGCTCGGAATTGCTGGCGATCGCCGACAAGCTCAACGTCGACACCGTGGTGATCCTGGGCGCGCTGCTGGCCGACACCCCGCACACCCGCCCGGTGCCAGTGTCGGGTGCGGCCTACTCCCCCGAGTCGGCGAAGTTCTTCGGCCTCGAGGAGACCCGGTATGAGGGTCCGACCGGGATCGCTGGGGTGTTCCAGGACGCCTGCGTGGCGGCCGGGATCCCCGCGGTGACGTTCTGGGCCGCTGTGCCGCACTACGTCTCCCAACCGCCCAACCCGAAAGCCACCGTCGCGCTGCTGCGCCGCGTCGAAGACGTGCTCGACATCGAGGTGCCGCTGGGCGACCTGCCCGTCCAGGCCGAGGAGTGGGAGGTGGCGGTCACCGAGATGACCGCCGACGACGAAGAAATCGCCGAGTACGTGGCCGCCCTCGAAGAGCGCGGCGACGCCGACGTGGACGTCAACGAGGCGCTGTCGAAAGTCGACGGCGACGCACTGGCCGCGGAGTTCGAGCGCTATCTGCGCCGGCGGGGTCCGGGCTTTCGGGGCTGA
- a CDS encoding acyl-CoA dehydrogenase family protein codes for MQLALNDEDAAFRNELREFFTTQIPADIRDRARREALIWPDDIVNTQRILNKAGLAVPNWPVEWGGKDWSPLQRQIWADELRMACVPEPLAFNASMVGPVIAQFASQELKERFLPATANLDIWWCQGFSEPEAGSDLASLRTVAVRDGDDYVINGQKTWTTLGQFADWIFVLARTNPDAPKKQAGISFILVEMSTPGITLRPIKLIDGSYEVNEVFFEDVRVPANQLVGEENQGWSYAKFLLSNERTGIARVGTTKVWLADVKERAAQTKVGAGSLLEDTLFAAKVAEIENELLALELTQLRVSGDEGTGKPNPASSILKLRGSQLQQAVTELAVEVAGPDALPFNGGDDIASPVWAQHAAPHYLNFRKTSIYGGSNEVQRTIISSTILGL; via the coding sequence GTGCAACTGGCACTGAATGACGAGGACGCGGCATTCCGCAATGAGCTTCGTGAGTTCTTCACCACGCAGATCCCGGCCGACATCCGGGATCGCGCCCGCCGCGAGGCGCTGATCTGGCCCGACGACATCGTCAACACCCAGCGCATCCTCAACAAGGCCGGGCTGGCGGTGCCGAACTGGCCGGTGGAGTGGGGCGGCAAGGACTGGTCGCCGCTGCAGCGCCAGATCTGGGCCGACGAGCTGCGGATGGCGTGCGTGCCCGAACCGCTGGCATTCAACGCCAGCATGGTGGGCCCGGTGATCGCTCAGTTCGCCTCTCAGGAGCTCAAGGAGCGGTTCCTGCCCGCGACCGCCAACCTCGACATCTGGTGGTGCCAGGGCTTTTCCGAGCCCGAAGCCGGCTCCGATCTCGCCTCGCTGCGCACCGTGGCCGTGCGCGACGGCGATGACTACGTGATCAACGGGCAGAAGACCTGGACCACGCTCGGCCAGTTCGCCGACTGGATCTTCGTGCTGGCCCGCACCAATCCGGACGCCCCCAAGAAGCAGGCCGGCATCTCGTTCATCCTCGTCGAGATGTCCACCCCCGGCATCACCCTGCGGCCGATCAAGCTGATCGACGGCAGCTACGAGGTCAACGAGGTGTTCTTCGAAGACGTCCGGGTTCCCGCCAATCAGCTCGTCGGCGAGGAGAACCAGGGCTGGAGCTACGCCAAGTTCCTGCTGTCCAACGAGCGCACCGGCATCGCCCGAGTCGGCACCACCAAGGTCTGGCTCGCCGACGTCAAGGAGCGCGCCGCGCAGACCAAGGTCGGCGCCGGCAGCCTGCTGGAGGACACCCTGTTCGCGGCCAAGGTGGCCGAGATCGAAAACGAGCTGCTGGCACTGGAATTGACCCAGTTGCGGGTAAGCGGCGACGAAGGTACCGGCAAGCCGAACCCGGCGTCGTCGATCCTGAAGCTGCGCGGCAGCCAGCTGCAGCAGGCGGTGACCGAACTGGCCGTCGAGGTGGCGGGCCCGGATGCGCTGCCCTTCAACGGCGGCGACGACATCGCATCACCGGTGTGGGCGCAGCATGCCGCGCCGCACTACCTCAACTTCCGCAAGACCTCGATTTACGGTGGTAGCAACGAGGTTCAGCGCACCATCATCTCCTCGACGATCCTTGGACTGTGA
- the mshC gene encoding cysteine--1-D-myo-inosityl 2-amino-2-deoxy-alpha-D-glucopyranoside ligase, producing the protein MQSWPAVEIPQLPGYGPALRLYDTADGQVRPTAPGQTATMYVCGITPYDATHLGHAATYLTFDLVYRVWLDSGHQVHYVQNITDVDDPLFERADRDGIDWRDLGAREIQLFREDMAALRVLPPQDYVAATDAIAEVVELVEKLVACGAAYVVDDPEFPDVYYRADGTAQFGYESGYDRDTMVRLFAERGGDPDRHGKTDVLDALLWRAARPGEPSWPSPFGPGRPGWHIECSAISLDRLGFGFDVQGGGSDLIFPHHEFSAAHAECATGERRFARHYVHAGMIGWDGHKMSKSRGNLVLVSRLREQGVDPAAIRLGLFAGHYRSDRFWSDEVLAHANEQLHRWRSAAALPAGPDATDLLARLRQYLADDLDTPKALAAVDGWCADALAYGGHDPSAPATVATAVDALLGVRL; encoded by the coding sequence ATGCAGTCGTGGCCGGCCGTCGAGATCCCGCAGCTGCCCGGTTACGGGCCTGCCCTGCGGCTCTACGACACCGCCGACGGGCAGGTCCGCCCCACGGCGCCGGGACAGACCGCGACCATGTACGTCTGCGGCATCACCCCCTACGACGCGACCCATCTGGGCCATGCGGCCACCTACCTGACCTTCGACCTCGTCTACCGGGTGTGGCTGGACAGCGGGCACCAGGTGCACTACGTCCAGAACATCACCGACGTCGACGACCCGCTGTTCGAGCGGGCCGACCGGGACGGCATCGACTGGCGTGATCTGGGGGCCAGGGAGATCCAGCTGTTCCGCGAGGACATGGCTGCCCTTAGGGTGCTGCCGCCGCAGGATTACGTCGCGGCGACCGACGCCATCGCCGAGGTGGTGGAGCTGGTGGAGAAACTCGTTGCCTGTGGCGCGGCCTACGTCGTCGACGACCCCGAGTTCCCCGACGTCTACTACCGAGCCGACGGCACTGCGCAGTTCGGTTACGAGTCCGGCTACGACCGCGACACCATGGTGCGGCTGTTCGCCGAACGCGGCGGCGACCCGGACCGCCACGGCAAGACCGACGTACTCGACGCGCTGCTGTGGCGTGCCGCGCGGCCCGGTGAGCCGAGCTGGCCCTCGCCATTCGGCCCGGGCCGGCCCGGATGGCACATCGAGTGTTCGGCAATTTCGTTGGACCGCTTGGGTTTCGGATTCGATGTCCAGGGCGGCGGCAGTGACCTGATCTTCCCGCACCACGAGTTCTCTGCCGCGCACGCCGAATGTGCCACCGGTGAGCGCAGATTCGCCCGGCACTATGTGCACGCCGGAATGATCGGCTGGGACGGGCACAAGATGTCCAAGAGTCGCGGCAACCTGGTGCTCGTGTCCCGGTTGCGCGAGCAGGGTGTGGACCCCGCCGCCATCCGGCTCGGCCTGTTCGCCGGGCATTACCGCAGTGACCGGTTCTGGAGCGATGAGGTGCTCGCGCACGCCAACGAGCAGCTGCACCGGTGGCGCAGCGCGGCGGCCCTGCCCGCCGGTCCTGACGCGACGGACCTTCTCGCGCGGCTGCGTCAGTACCTGGCCGACGATCTGGACACACCCAAGGCCCTGGCCGCCGTCGACGGATGGTGCGCCGACGCCCTGGCGTACGGCGGGCACGATCCGTCAGCGCCGGCCACCGTCGCGACCGCCGTCGACGCACTTCTGGGTGTGCGGCTGTAG